Genomic DNA from Paenibacillus donghaensis:
GCTTCATTAAGATTCTTCCTTTCTATGGCCGGGGGGATAGAAATCTTGCATCCATCACCGTGCCGTATGGGCACCCCATCGGGGCAGGATGGAGCGCGCAGGATCAGGATAACGTTCCGATATCGTCCGGCAGATTCCCATGGCACGTTCCTCCAAGGCTTCAGCCCTCACAAATAATGCGCTCAGAGTAGGCAGCGCATTCTCGGCTAATTGCAGCGCTTCCTGACTGCGCAGAAGCGAAGCTGCACATTCCTCCGTGAAGATAGATACCAGCTCTGCATACAGGCTGTGAACTTCATCCAATCCGGGAAGCAGCTGCTTCACCTTACTTAAATAGTCCCTAATTTCCCTGCGTGAATATATATAAGAATCTATGATATATGCCGCGCCCGGCCGGTCGAAATCGCCCTGCTCCAAGGCTTGGATTACATATTGATAGGCCAGGCGGCCGGAAGCGATACTGGTATCAGGCCTGGTTTTGTAGGGAATCTCCCAGTCCTGCAGTGCCAGGCGCAGGGATTCCAGCACAGCCGCCTTCAGCGGAATAGCCACCCTCTCCCCGAAAGCCTGATAATACCAGAACGGAGTCATGTTGATCCCGAAGTTGTCGTACAACACAACTTGGGTTTCCCCGGACCAGCCATCCTGCACATAGAACACCCGGTCCTCCTCATCATATCCGTGAATGACGCCGAATTCGGGCAACCAATAGACAACGCCGATACCGGCTTCTATACTCTTTTTGACACCTTCCACAGCATCCTGCTGGTAGATTTCGAAAGAAGGATGCCTTGTGCGTCCTCCATCATTGACCGTGAAGACCCCTAAGTTATCCAGTGCCGCCTGATGTTCGGTGCCCCAATGCCCGTAGGCTGTAACGGACATTGGGAGCAGTCTGTCATGCACCGAGAATTTGAACGCCAGACCACTTAGCCCGGAGAGCATAAATTTGGGTCCGTCGAACCGCCCGGCGGCCGTCAACACCGCATACATGGCGTCGGTAAAAGATTTCGATTCCCGCTTCATATGAATCTCATTGAGTATCATCGTTGTCCTCCTGCGGATGCAGCCGCTTCAGCATCGCTTGGCATCTGCTGTTTAATCTGTCCATCAGCCATCTAGGGGCGAGCAGTTGCTGCCACTGCGTCGTCAGCAACTGCTGAAGGAATGTTTCCGGGTCCACGAAGCTGACCTCGTACAGATCATCCCTGGTATTGCGGATGGGAAACCCGTACCAATAAGCCCCGTCCGGCGGAGCCGCCAGGCGGATCAGCGCCGTGAAGGGTTTAAGCTTGCGTGCTCCTATGGGCTGGGGTACCGATTCGCGTTCCATATGAAATTGCCGCTCGGTCAGCTGCAACCGCTGGATATCTGACAGCGGGAAGGATTGAACATGATCTTGGCCGCTAGTGCGGGCGAGCAGATAGTCCTCATCATAGTGGGATTCCAGCTTAAGCGGGCAGAGCTCCAATTCGCCTGCCTGGTCTTTATTGAAGATTCTTACCATAAGCTGGTCCCGGATAGCCTGCTCCAATAATCCAATCATCTGCAAGGCATGGGCATTTACTTCGAATAGTGGCAAATGGCCGCCTGCAATCTCCAGCTCTTCCTGATTGGTGAAACGCTCCAGCAGCTTGCCGATCCGCCGGACAGCAGGTCCGTTCTCGTAATTATAATGGCTATAACGGTAAGCCAGATATTTCAAGATCTGTTTCTCTTCATCGGTTATATATAAATGGGGCAGCATGAAGCTGTCATCCTCATAACAATATCCGCGTTGTTTGGCTACATATTGCAGCGGAGCCCGGAGAGAGGAGGCCAGATATTCGATATCCCGCTGAGCCTGACGCTTGGAGATTTCGAATTGCTCCGCCAGATGATTGCTGTTCGGGTATCGTCCCGCCTTGATCTGCTGGTCAAACCATTGAATACGGTGCATATGGCTCATGTGAAGACGCTTCCTTTCATTCCGCTCTGGAATAGCGGAAATGATTCACGTGCCCCGCTATTCTCCGAGTATAAGTGATGCCGCTGCAATGAAACAAGGATGGTGCGTCAGCTTCATGCAGGCATGAAGCGAGCAGCCATCCCGCTGGGATTCAGCTTAGCTTATAACCACAGTCGGCCTGTCCTCGCATTTATCCAGTGATTGCATCGACTCTGGGCTGTGTGGCTTTGGTGCAGCGTTTGCAGACCTTAACCCCGGTTCCATCGCTTTTCACTCTTGTATAGAGCAGCTTGATCCGCGTGTTCGAGCAGACGGGACAGGTGCCCCGGCCTCGTGATGGAAGGCTCCAGAGAACGCGTCCGCGTTTTGTTTTTGGCATAGTATTAACCCTCATTTCAAGAATTTGAATGGTACCTGTTCAGTATAAAACAAGAGGTGCGACATAAAATGTCGCACCTCTTGTTTGGGGAGAAATAGATGATACAGGTGTTCATTCTTGCTCAAATGTAACGTTAATCTGCACAATCTCGGCACGTGAGCCGATGCGGAGCGGCGGTCCCCAGAAGCCGAAGCCGGAGGTCACTATCGAGTGGAAGGAGCCCTTCTGCAGAAGGCCCCAGTCATTCTCATATATTGCTTGCGTAATCAGATGAGCCGGAGCGATCTGCCCGCGGTGGGTATGACCGGAGACCATCAGATCTATGCCATTCTGGCGGGCAAGCTCCAGGTCGTCATTGTGGGGCTGATGCTCCAGCAGCAATAACGGATGGGCACTGTCGGTGTCCTGCAGCAACGTTGCCAGTTCAGCGCGGTCTGTTTCTGTACGGTCCTTGCGTCCAACCAGCGTCACCCCGCCGGGAATCTGAACACTTTCGTCATAGAGGACCGTCATCTTGCTGCGCTCCAGTTCATCGATAATCTCCTGTATCGGACCGTCGAACTTGTCATGATTGCCAAGGGAAGCATAAACGCCATATTTGGCCTGAACCCCGCTGAGGATTTCGGCGAAATCACGGTTGCGATAGGCATCCAGATTGTCGTCGATCAGGTCTCCCGGATATAGCACCAGATCAGGCCGGAGGGCGTTGATCCTCTCGACCATCCGCTTGGCATGGGCCTCGTCCGAGAGCAGCCCGAAATGCATATCAGATGCCATGACAATGTTGAGGGTATCCAACTCCCCGGCTTGCTTGCTGATCTTCACATCATAGACCCGGACAACCGGACTGTAGGCTTGATAAGAGCCGTAGATGATTAGAGAAATCAGAGCCGCAAGCGTGAGGAAGCCGGCCCACTTCTGCACCTGATGGTGCGGCAGCCGAGTCAGGCGGGTCAGCCAGACCATCAGATGGACAATCGGCAGCAGGAGGAGCAGCAAGGAGAAGACTGCCAGCCAATAGGAGCCGATAATCGACAAGAGCGAAATACTGCCGAACATCCTGCCCAGGATGAGCGACAGCGCCAGGAAGACCAGCGTAATAATATAGAGCAGCTTAAAGCGGGCCGACACAACGGGCTTCATCCAGCGCCAGCCGCTCCAGCCTATGTAGAATACAAGAACTCCATAAATCAATAGAAAAGCAATGCCCAGCAGAATAAACATTTCCGTACTCCCTTTTCGTAAGTATTGTTTATCCCATCATAAAGACCTGCCGGGCGAAGGTCAATTGTGGAGCAGGGGATCTACAGGAAATCCAAGCGTGCCGGTGTGAAGGCGTCCAGCAGGATACCGTCATCCTCCAGCGGGATACAGCCATGCATGGCATTGGATGGGAAATGGATGCTGTCGCCCTCTTTGACGATCTGCACCTCCTGGGTTACACCGTCGTCGATCATGAATTGAAAGCTGCCTTTCAGCACATAAGTGATCTGCTCATGGACGTGCTTGTGGAGCGGAATCTCCCCCTCAGCGGCTTTGGCAAACATCACTTTGGTATACATAAGCTGGTCGCTGTGAGCCAGCACCTTGCGCGTAGTATTGCTGTCGACGGTTACGGATTGAATCTCTTGATCGTTGAAAAACATAAATAATTCCTCCTACTAAATCGATTTAGTTAAAACCAGCGAAAAATACCCCATAGAATGACGGAAAGGGAAGTGAAGTCCGGATCGGCAAAGGTTACGCCTTCTACACCCAGGAAAGAAAAGAGCGGCAAGGTGAGCGCAGGAAGCAGACAGAGCAGGAATCCGTTGAGACAGCTGGAAATGACGGCGCCTCTGAAGCCACCGCTGGAATTGCCGAATATCGCAGCCGCACCTCCGGCCAGGAAGCAGGCCATGATCCCAGGAACAATAACAGGCAATCCAACCAGCGGGAACAGGAAGACACACGCCACACCAGTGAAGAAGCTGACCAGGAAACCGACCAAGGCGGAATTGGGCGCTTTGTCGAATAGAACCAGAACGTCTACGCCGGGAATGGCTCCGGGAGCAAACACTTGGGAGAACCCTTTGAAAGCAGGTACAATTTCTGTAGTAAACAGCTTAACACCGGCTTTTGCAATATACAACCCGGCAGCAAAAATCGCCGCTTGTTCCAGAATGAAGACAATATACTCTTTGCCGCCTGCTAATTCGCTTACATAAGAGGGACCCGCCACAAGCCCGGATACCAGCAGAAGCACCAGCATGGTCAAGGTAGTCGCAACGTTCGGGTCGCGCAGGAAGCTGATCCGGTCATTGATTTTGATATTCTCGGTATCGTTGTCCTTGTTGCCGAACACTTTGCCCAGATAAGTACCAATAATATAAGAGGTCATGGAAGCATGGGCAATCGTGTATTCATCCGACTTGATGATATTGCGGCTGGCATTGCGTAGCAGGTAAGGGAATACCGCCATGTAGCTGCCGATCGCCAGGGAACCGACGATAACCGTGACCAGAGAACTGAGCCCAAGGCCTTTCATCACGGCTGTAGCAGCGAAGCTCATGAACAGAATCAAGTGAAGAGAGAGGTAAATGTATTTGAACTTGGTCACCCGGGCAAGCACAATGTTAAGAATCATGGAGAAGAGCAGGATAAGTGCCGCATCCGCACCGATCTGATCGATAGTCAATGACATAATGGCTTCATTGCTCGGTACGACACCTTTCAGATTGAACGCATAGGAGAAAATCTGGCTGAAATTGGTGAGCACGCCTCCGAGGATGCCTCCGCCGACCTTGATCATCGTGAAGCCCATGAAGGAGAGGGTAGTGCCCGTAATAATTTCCGGGACCTTCTTGCGCTGGAAAATCAGGCCCAGCAGGGTCACGATAGCAATAATAATGGATGGTTCTCTGATGATACTCATAAACATTTCCATTGGGATCTCGTAGCTTCTTTCTATGATATATTTTGGTTGTTATCGTCTTACTAAATCGATTTAGTAAAAATCAAAAAAATTATTCCCGGCAACGGGAAGCTGAAAATAAGGCAAGCATCTTAAATATTGTGAACAAAATCACAATCAAACCTACAATTGATTTACCGTTCGGTAATCCCTACCCCCTTCACGTTCTAAAGAGTCGATCATTCTTGGCAAATAAGGAACTTAAAGTAATGCAAGGGTATTCATGACTCGAATCATAGGATTATTATAGCGCTTTAATTACTTTTTGCAATAGAAATTATAAAAACGTTTGCAAGCCGAAAAAAAAGACTTACTTTCATCTTTTGGTCCCAAAAGGAAAGTAAGCAGAATGAATCTCAAACGTTATGGGGTAAGGCTTCAGCTCAATGTATGTACAGATTCCCTGTGGTTAATCGTAGGATTCAAACGGACAATTTGCGAACGGTCCTCATTCTCCTGTTCATTCTGGTCGATCTTGTCCAGCAGCAGCCGGGCGCTTCGTCTGCCCATCTCGAAGCTGGGCTGGGAAATGGTCGTGATCGGCGGATTGTAGAACGCGGCAAAAGAGACATCATCAATCCCGATGAGCGAAAAGTCATGGGGGATGGTCAGCTGATTGTTTTTGGCATATATCAAGACCTGCTCCAGAATCATGTCATTGGTGGCGATAATTGCGGTTGGAGGCGAATCCAAATGAAACAACGATCCAATAAGCTCCGGCATCTCATCCAGTCGGCCGCTTTTGATATAGGCTTCATTCACCGGTATCCCATTCTGCAGCAGGGTCTTGCGGTAGCCGGAGAGTCGCTCACTACGTGTGGTGATTGCTTTTTTGCCCAAAGGGAAGGTGAGGATCGCAATGTTGCTGTGATTGTGCTGAGCGAAGGTCTGGACTGCCAGCTCGCTGGCTTGCTCATTGTTCAGCAGCACAGTGTCTACGCTGAGCTCATCTATCTTTCTGTCGACAAACACAAACGGATACCCGTTTTTGATCAGGGAAACATACAGCTTTTTATTATCCTCGGTAGGAAAAATAATCAGCCCGTCCACCTGCCGCGCAATCATCGACTGAACATATTTCTTCTCTTTGAGTGGATC
This window encodes:
- a CDS encoding PTS ascorbate transporter subunit IIC; translated protein: MSIIREPSIIIAIVTLLGLIFQRKKVPEIITGTTLSFMGFTMIKVGGGILGGVLTNFSQIFSYAFNLKGVVPSNEAIMSLTIDQIGADAALILLFSMILNIVLARVTKFKYIYLSLHLILFMSFAATAVMKGLGLSSLVTVIVGSLAIGSYMAVFPYLLRNASRNIIKSDEYTIAHASMTSYIIGTYLGKVFGNKDNDTENIKINDRISFLRDPNVATTLTMLVLLLVSGLVAGPSYVSELAGGKEYIVFILEQAAIFAAGLYIAKAGVKLFTTEIVPAFKGFSQVFAPGAIPGVDVLVLFDKAPNSALVGFLVSFFTGVACVFLFPLVGLPVIVPGIMACFLAGGAAAIFGNSSGGFRGAVISSCLNGFLLCLLPALTLPLFSFLGVEGVTFADPDFTSLSVILWGIFRWF
- a CDS encoding LacI family DNA-binding transcriptional regulator yields the protein MVITMKEVAERAGVSKSTVSQFLSKRYNYMSVDTKRKIEQAIEELNYIPNEVARSLKQKKTFIVGVISSTILSKFTTEVVRAIEDECQLKGIQVIVCNTDDDPLKEKKYVQSMIARQVDGLIIFPTEDNKKLYVSLIKNGYPFVFVDRKIDELSVDTVLLNNEQASELAVQTFAQHNHSNIAILTFPLGKKAITTRSERLSGYRKTLLQNGIPVNEAYIKSGRLDEMPELIGSLFHLDSPPTAIIATNDMILEQVLIYAKNNQLTIPHDFSLIGIDDVSFAAFYNPPITTISQPSFEMGRRSARLLLDKIDQNEQENEDRSQIVRLNPTINHRESVHTLS
- a CDS encoding cupin domain-containing protein, with amino-acid sequence MFFNDQEIQSVTVDSNTTRKVLAHSDQLMYTKVMFAKAAEGEIPLHKHVHEQITYVLKGSFQFMIDDGVTQEVQIVKEGDSIHFPSNAMHGCIPLEDDGILLDAFTPARLDFL
- a CDS encoding metallophosphoesterase, whose translation is MFILLGIAFLLIYGVLVFYIGWSGWRWMKPVVSARFKLLYIITLVFLALSLILGRMFGSISLLSIIGSYWLAVFSLLLLLLPIVHLMVWLTRLTRLPHHQVQKWAGFLTLAALISLIIYGSYQAYSPVVRVYDVKISKQAGELDTLNIVMASDMHFGLLSDEAHAKRMVERINALRPDLVLYPGDLIDDNLDAYRNRDFAEILSGVQAKYGVYASLGNHDKFDGPIQEIIDELERSKMTVLYDESVQIPGGVTLVGRKDRTETDRAELATLLQDTDSAHPLLLLEHQPHNDDLELARQNGIDLMVSGHTHRGQIAPAHLITQAIYENDWGLLQKGSFHSIVTSGFGFWGPPLRIGSRAEIVQINVTFEQE
- a CDS encoding helix-turn-helix transcriptional regulator gives rise to the protein MSHMHRIQWFDQQIKAGRYPNSNHLAEQFEISKRQAQRDIEYLASSLRAPLQYVAKQRGYCYEDDSFMLPHLYITDEEKQILKYLAYRYSHYNYENGPAVRRIGKLLERFTNQEELEIAGGHLPLFEVNAHALQMIGLLEQAIRDQLMVRIFNKDQAGELELCPLKLESHYDEDYLLARTSGQDHVQSFPLSDIQRLQLTERQFHMERESVPQPIGARKLKPFTALIRLAAPPDGAYWYGFPIRNTRDDLYEVSFVDPETFLQQLLTTQWQQLLAPRWLMDRLNSRCQAMLKRLHPQEDNDDTQ